The genomic window GTTTTGAATATGGTGGTTATTGGCAGTTCTGCAATTCGTCCGGTCTACCGATCGGGCGCACAGCCCGGCGATGTGGTTATTGTGACCGGTCATCCCGGCAGTGCCGCTTTGGGACTGCATGCCTTAGAGCAGGGGCAAAGAGAGGAAGCGGAAGGCTTGGTACGATCTCAGTTGCGGCCCCGGCCCCGGCTTCGGGAAGGCGCATATTTAGCGGGGACGAATAAGACGCATTCCATGATTGATATCAGCGATGGGATACTCCAAGATTTGTCGCATATAGCAACACGAAGCGGGGTATCCATAGCAGTGGACACCACACGCCTTCCTCTCTCAGACGACCAAAAGCATTATGCCCATCGAAGCGGTGTTTCCGCGCAGGCGGCCGCCCTTTCCGGGGGCGAAGATTATGAATTGGCTTTTACGGTGTCCGCTGACTACGCCGAAGCGTTGTTGTACAATTTCAGCTATTATTTTACGACACAGCTGACCATCATCGGAGAAGTTCGGCCGGGACCTGCCTCAATCATTGTAGACGGCAAGGCACATGCCGCAGAAGGCTTCGACCATTTTCACGGATTGAAATAGTGAGGCGCGTTGCCCTCTCTCCATTTGATATTGCAGCCCATGCTGGGTTTTTGCAGCTCAGGAGCAGGCTGATCATTGAGCACAGCATCTAGGGCGGCTCGCAGATCATCTCCCGTAACAGGGAGATTATTTCCCGGTCGGGAGCTGTCCATCTGACCCCGATAAAAGAGCTTTTTATCCTTGTCGAAGAGGAAGAAATCGGGCGTGCAGGCGGCACCGTATTCTTTCGCTACCTCTTGAGAACCATCGTAGAGATACGGAAAGCTGTATCCCCCATCCTGCGCTTCTTGCGCCATCTTATCGGGATGGTCTGCCGGGTAGGTGTCAACATCATTGGACATAATCGCCACCACGCCCACCCCCTTTTGTTGATAGGCTGCACAGAGTTCTGCCATCACAGAACGCACATGTTTTACAAAGGGGCAATGGTTGCAAATGAACATGACCAACAAGGCTTTACTGTCCTTAAAGTCGGCGCGGGATACGATTGTCCCAGCTGTGTTGGGCAGTGAAAAATCCGGGGCTTCTGTGCCCAAAGGCATCATTGTGGAATAAGTGTTTACCATTGGCAACCTCCTTGTATGTTGAGGAAATGTCCCGCGCGCTTGCGTAGGTAGTGGAAACGGCGCATTGCATCACGATGCAGCCACCATTTTCGGGAACATTGGCAATACACGGATTATTCCGTATAGGTCAGCGTGCGTAGTCTACCGTGATCGCCAATAAGATCTGGGCGAGGTAATAGAGCGGCAAGCCTACCCGTTGATTGGTCTTTTGTTCGACTACAAAACGCTCGCGGGCAACAAAAATGTCGGAACAATAAAAACAAATGGCGCCGAGGATGATCAAATATCTGCCGGAACTGTAGGCGGCTGAAGCGGCTACGGCAGTCATGAGGCTAATCACCGCAATATAGGCAAAAACGGGCCAGCGCATGGAGCCCAGATAGGGGTAGAGCCAATGCACCAAGATGGCGGCGGGAATCAACAGCAGCCCGGCTGCGATCATAATTTCGAGAAGCGCCGCTCC from Candidatus Hydrogenedentota bacterium includes these protein-coding regions:
- a CDS encoding thioredoxin family protein, with the protein product MVNTYSTMMPLGTEAPDFSLPNTAGTIVSRADFKDSKALLVMFICNHCPFVKHVRSVMAELCAAYQQKGVGVVAIMSNDVDTYPADHPDKMAQEAQDGGYSFPYLYDGSQEVAKEYGAACTPDFFLFDKDKKLFYRGQMDSSRPGNNLPVTGDDLRAALDAVLNDQPAPELQKPSMGCNIKWREGNAPHYFNP
- a CDS encoding lysoplasmalogenase encodes the protein FTLIIFIFCSVALLLYTSGDHYFSGFFKMFASTGFIVLCVYMGGIQSRYGLAILTGLFFSWWGDLFLISKSSAIFMVGLVAFFLAHVVYCAAFFYVGAALLEIMIAAGLLLIPAAILVHWLYPYLGSMRWPVFAYIAVISLMTAVAASAAYSSGRYLIILGAICFYCSDIFVARERFVVEQKTNQRVGLPLYYLAQILLAITVDYAR